A single Fusobacterium sp. JB019 DNA region contains:
- the thiD gene encoding bifunctional hydroxymethylpyrimidine kinase/phosphomethylpyrimidine kinase has translation MKKVLTIAGSDSCGGAGIQADLKAMSAMGVYGMSIITAVTAQNTMGVFGVQEISKEIIEKQIEVIFEDIDVDSVKIGMLSSSEIIETIGKALKKYKAKNIVIDPVMVSKSEYKLLKDEAIEALKKFISLGELVTPNIPEGEILAGMKIENEEDMIEASRKIQKLGAKNVLMKGGHRLDNCTDVLVLKDGKVVKFEGSRIDTKNTHGTGCTLSSTIASLIGKGFSIEESVRLGKEYITEAIRNSFPIGHGVGPVGHFVDLYKKAGVRYE, from the coding sequence ATGAAAAAAGTTTTAACAATTGCAGGGTCAGATAGTTGTGGAGGAGCTGGGATTCAGGCAGATTTAAAAGCTATGAGTGCTATGGGTGTTTATGGAATGAGTATAATCACTGCAGTGACAGCTCAAAATACAATGGGAGTTTTTGGAGTGCAAGAGATTTCAAAAGAGATAATAGAAAAGCAGATAGAAGTTATATTTGAAGATATAGATGTAGATTCTGTTAAAATAGGAATGTTATCTAGTAGTGAAATAATAGAAACTATTGGAAAAGCTTTAAAAAAATATAAAGCTAAAAACATAGTTATTGATCCAGTTATGGTTTCTAAAAGTGAATATAAATTATTAAAAGATGAAGCAATAGAAGCTTTAAAGAAATTTATTTCTTTAGGAGAATTAGTAACTCCTAATATTCCAGAAGGAGAAATTTTAGCTGGAATGAAAATAGAAAATGAAGAGGATATGATAGAAGCATCTAGAAAAATTCAAAAATTAGGGGCTAAAAATGTTTTAATGAAGGGTGGACATAGACTTGACAATTGTACAGATGTTCTTGTTTTAAAAGATGGAAAAGTAGTAAAGTTTGAAGGAAGTAGAATAGACACTAAAAATACTCATGGGACAGGATGTACTTTATCTTCTACAATTGCATCTTTAATAGGAAAGGGCTTTTCTATAGAAGAAAGTGTTAGACTAGGCAAAGAATATATAACAGAAGCTATTAGAAATTCATTTCCAATAGGTCATGGAGTTGGACCAGTTGGACATTTTGTAGATTTATATAAAAAAGCAGGAGTAAGATATGAATAA
- a CDS encoding aminopeptidase: MEDNRIIECIERADYLLGNLMAVKPGEEVLIVIDPETDMRMANALAGAALKCGAEYNITMMPIRGKDKATIFPKTLELGMEACDVFIGMTTASGAAIYNNKLKELVNKKTLRECSICLRHIDNFTRGGALADYEEVYKDGETLQAVWRGKKKAHITTPAGTDLYMEMNDMEPIIECGIARNPGDAMAWSDGEVSLGPVIGSTHGTLVIDGPICYYGCPTIPVELKIEGGRIVEVVGGDPKICKEIRRQIAEVKDSDNIAEIGIGLNRACLFNGDFEEEKKAYGTCHIAMGNGFYYGQPARSTVHIDMVQYNPTITFDDEVIVKDGKVLCVEK, from the coding sequence ATGGAAGATAATAGAATAATAGAATGTATTGAGAGAGCAGATTACTTATTAGGAAACTTAATGGCTGTAAAACCAGGAGAAGAAGTATTGATAGTTATCGATCCAGAAACAGATATGAGAATGGCAAATGCACTTGCAGGGGCAGCTTTAAAATGTGGAGCAGAATACAATATAACTATGATGCCAATAAGAGGAAAAGATAAGGCGACTATATTTCCTAAAACTTTAGAATTAGGTATGGAAGCTTGTGATGTATTTATAGGAATGACAACAGCTTCAGGAGCAGCTATTTATAATAACAAATTAAAGGAACTTGTAAATAAAAAGACATTAAGAGAATGTTCAATTTGTTTACGTCATATAGATAACTTCACACGTGGAGGAGCATTAGCAGATTATGAAGAAGTATATAAAGATGGAGAAACTTTACAAGCAGTATGGAGAGGAAAGAAAAAAGCTCATATAACAACTCCAGCAGGAACAGATTTATATATGGAAATGAATGATATGGAGCCAATTATAGAGTGTGGTATAGCTAGAAATCCAGGAGATGCAATGGCTTGGTCAGATGGAGAAGTTTCTTTAGGTCCGGTAATAGGAAGCACTCATGGAACTTTAGTTATAGATGGTCCAATTTGCTATTATGGATGTCCAACTATTCCAGTTGAATTGAAAATAGAAGGAGGTCGTATTGTTGAAGTAGTAGGAGGAGATCCTAAAATATGTAAAGAAATACGTAGACAAATAGCGGAAGTTAAAGACAGTGATAATATAGCTGAGATAGGTATAGGGTTAAATAGAGCTTGTTTATTTAACGGAGATTTTGAAGAAGAAAAGAAAGCTTATGGTACTTGTCATATAGCTATGGGAAATGGATTTTATTATGGACAACCTGCAAGATCAACAGTTCATATAGATATGGTTCAATATAATCCTACAATAACTTTTGATGATGAGGTTATTGTTAAAGATGGAAAAGTTCTTTGTGTTGAAAAATAA
- a CDS encoding xanthine phosphoribosyltransferase, with amino-acid sequence MKLLKEMIIEKGSVKNSALLKVDSFLNHQIDPNLMYEIGKEFKKEFEEKKVNKVLTIEASGIAIGIATAYAFEVPMVFAKKNKPSTMEGSYNTVVHSFTKDKDYNITVSKEFINKGDRILIVDDFLAMGNAVIGLKKIVEEAGAEVVGVGIVVEKGFQAGGKLLKEAGLNLKSLAIIDSLEDNKIHLR; translated from the coding sequence ATGAAATTACTAAAAGAAATGATAATTGAAAAAGGAAGTGTAAAAAATTCAGCTCTATTAAAGGTTGATAGCTTTTTAAATCATCAAATAGATCCTAATCTAATGTATGAAATAGGAAAAGAATTCAAAAAAGAATTTGAAGAGAAAAAAGTTAATAAAGTTTTGACTATAGAAGCTTCAGGAATAGCTATAGGAATAGCAACTGCTTACGCTTTTGAAGTTCCAATGGTGTTTGCTAAAAAAAATAAACCTTCAACAATGGAAGGAAGCTATAATACTGTTGTTCATTCTTTTACAAAAGATAAAGATTATAATATTACAGTTTCTAAAGAGTTTATAAATAAAGGAGACAGAATATTAATTGTAGATGACTTTTTAGCTATGGGAAATGCAGTTATAGGCTTGAAAAAAATAGTTGAAGAAGCAGGAGCAGAAGTTGTAGGAGTTGGAATAGTTGTAGAAAAAGGATTCCAAGCTGGAGGGAAGCTATTAAAAGAAGCTGGTTTAAATTTAAAATCTTTAGCAATTATAGATAGTTTAGAAGATAATAAAATTCATTTAAGATAA
- a CDS encoding DMT family transporter, with protein sequence MKPGFRGVIITIIGACGWGFSGACGQYLFENYNMDAYWLTTIRMMSAGIILMMFNFFYEKEKSMNILKNRKDLFRLILFAILGLLPAQLFYLLTISYSNAGTATVLQYIGPVMIMIYVCFNDRRSPTKCEFMALLFVVLGTLMLATRGDFGSLALSPRALFYGILSAIGLFLYSVLPGDLMKKYGAKVVAGYGMVFDGVILKGFMPENINITLDINAYLAIIGIVLVGTIGAFVLYLQGVLEIGASKASMIASVEPVSASLFAFLWLGTIFVKADIIGIMFIISAVLLVSSFNKNKGS encoded by the coding sequence ATGAAACCAGGTTTTAGAGGAGTTATTATTACAATAATAGGTGCTTGTGGATGGGGATTTTCAGGTGCTTGTGGTCAATATTTATTTGAAAACTATAATATGGATGCTTATTGGCTTACAACAATTAGGATGATGTCAGCAGGAATAATTTTAATGATGTTTAATTTTTTTTATGAAAAAGAAAAAAGTATGAATATTTTAAAGAATAGAAAAGATTTGTTTAGGTTGATTTTATTTGCAATATTAGGACTTTTACCTGCACAACTATTTTATTTGTTAACCATATCTTATTCAAATGCAGGGACAGCTACAGTACTTCAATATATAGGGCCAGTTATGATTATGATTTATGTATGTTTTAATGATAGAAGAAGTCCAACTAAGTGTGAATTTATGGCTCTTTTATTTGTAGTTTTAGGAACATTAATGCTTGCCACAAGAGGAGATTTTGGTAGCTTGGCTCTTTCTCCAAGAGCTTTATTTTATGGGATTTTATCAGCAATAGGATTATTTTTATATTCAGTATTACCTGGAGATTTAATGAAAAAATATGGAGCTAAGGTAGTAGCTGGGTATGGAATGGTATTTGATGGGGTTATTTTAAAAGGATTTATGCCAGAAAATATAAATATAACATTAGATATTAATGCTTATTTAGCTATTATTGGGATTGTTTTAGTAGGTACCATAGGAGCTTTTGTATTATATTTGCAAGGAGTTTTAGAAATTGGAGCTTCAAAAGCAAGTATGATTGCAAGTGTTGAACCAGTATCAGCTTCATTGTTTGCATTTTTATGGTTGGGAACTATATTTGTGAAAGCAGATATTATAGGAATAATGTTTATTATATCTGCAGTATTATTAGTTTCATCTTTTAATAAAAATAAAGGCAGTTAA
- a CDS encoding carbon-nitrogen hydrolase family protein → MKKIKLAMAQVESFHGDKEKNLEKALEIIKKASKEKADIVIFPELYYSGYFNKRKIFHELAEYNDEKLYVELKKAAIKYNIFIIMGYVEKKKNICDKLFNSMIFINNKGERLGSYNKYYCWDLEKKTFTQGDEVSVYKTSLGNIGLLNCYDIEFPELFRILSLKGAELVICTAVWSKWIQHRWHNSLISGAATNLYFVAGINTVGKTPKGSVICGDTKVINPFGEVVINASEDKEELLYKTIDLNEVKKMREEYPIWKDFREEMYQDKILDFFK, encoded by the coding sequence ATGAAAAAAATAAAATTAGCTATGGCACAAGTAGAATCTTTTCATGGTGACAAGGAAAAAAATTTAGAAAAAGCTTTAGAAATTATAAAAAAAGCTAGCAAAGAAAAAGCTGATATAGTAATATTTCCAGAACTTTATTATTCAGGATACTTTAACAAAAGAAAAATATTTCATGAGTTAGCTGAATATAATGATGAAAAATTATATGTAGAATTAAAAAAAGCAGCAATAAAATATAATATTTTCATAATTATGGGTTATGTGGAAAAGAAGAAGAATATTTGTGATAAATTATTTAATTCAATGATATTTATAAATAACAAAGGGGAAAGATTAGGAAGTTATAATAAATATTATTGTTGGGACCTTGAAAAGAAAACATTTACTCAAGGGGATGAAGTTTCAGTTTATAAGACAAGTTTAGGAAATATAGGATTATTAAATTGTTATGATATTGAATTTCCTGAGTTGTTTAGGATTTTGTCTTTAAAAGGAGCGGAATTAGTTATTTGTACAGCTGTTTGGAGTAAATGGATACAACATCGTTGGCATAATAGTTTAATTTCAGGAGCAGCAACAAATTTATATTTTGTTGCAGGAATAAATACAGTTGGGAAAACTCCTAAAGGAAGTGTGATATGTGGAGATACTAAAGTAATCAATCCTTTTGGAGAGGTTGTCATTAATGCTTCTGAAGACAAAGAAGAATTGCTATATAAAACTATAGATTTAAATGAAGTAAAGAAAATGAGGGAAGAATATCCTATATGGAAAGACTTTAGAGAAGAGATGTATCAAGATAAAATATTGGATTTTTTTAAATAA
- a CDS encoding nicotinate phosphoribosyltransferase, with product MEANRVLTDFARVINSDRYQYTESDIFIMENSQEREAVFDMFFRKTEDNGFAVVSGVKEVVDLIKILNETSEDEKRKYFQEIIHEPKLLDYLSKLKFTGDLYAMREGEIVYANEPVISIKAPLVQAKILETPLLNIMNMQMAIATKASRVTRAAYPLEVSSFGSRRAHGFDSAVSGTKASIIGGCTSHSNLVAEYKYGVPSVGTMAHSYIQTFGVGKKSEKEAFDMFIKYRRERKANALILLIDTYNTLKIGIKNAIQSFKDNGIDDNYPGVYGVRIDSGDLAYLSKKCRIELDKAGLKKAKIFLTNGLNEDLIKSLKEQKACGDIFGVGDAIAVSKSNPCFGGVYKIVEIENQPVMKLSEDTIKISNPGFKEVYRIYDKKGIAYADVITLVNGDVDKEKILSKEEFRTQDETNELKYSILHKGQYSYEKLTKAYVMNGKFTDEYSILDDVLKSQKYYLNKLKKISNERKRLEFPHKYKVNLSKDLRELKYSLIEKITAEVNE from the coding sequence ATGGAGGCGAACAGAGTATTAACAGATTTTGCAAGAGTTATTAACTCAGATAGATATCAATATACAGAAAGTGATATTTTTATAATGGAAAATAGTCAAGAAAGAGAAGCTGTATTTGATATGTTTTTTAGAAAGACTGAGGATAATGGTTTTGCAGTTGTTTCAGGGGTTAAAGAAGTTGTAGATTTAATAAAAATATTAAATGAGACAAGTGAGGATGAAAAAAGAAAATATTTTCAAGAAATAATTCATGAACCTAAATTATTAGATTATTTATCTAAATTAAAATTTACAGGAGATTTATATGCTATGAGAGAAGGGGAAATAGTTTATGCAAATGAACCAGTAATAAGTATAAAAGCTCCATTAGTTCAAGCAAAGATATTAGAAACTCCTTTATTAAATATAATGAATATGCAAATGGCGATTGCAACAAAGGCATCAAGAGTAACTAGAGCAGCTTATCCTTTAGAAGTTTCTTCTTTTGGAAGTAGAAGAGCTCATGGATTTGATAGTGCAGTATCAGGAACAAAAGCATCAATTATTGGAGGATGTACATCTCATTCAAATTTAGTAGCAGAGTATAAATATGGTGTTCCCAGTGTTGGAACTATGGCACATTCATATATTCAAACTTTTGGTGTTGGAAAAAAATCTGAAAAAGAAGCTTTTGATATGTTTATAAAATATAGAAGAGAGAGAAAAGCTAATGCATTAATTTTACTTATCGATACGTATAATACTTTAAAAATAGGTATAAAAAATGCTATTCAATCTTTTAAAGATAATGGAATAGATGATAATTATCCAGGAGTTTATGGAGTAAGAATAGATTCAGGAGATTTAGCTTATCTTTCTAAAAAATGTAGAATAGAATTAGATAAGGCAGGCTTGAAAAAAGCTAAAATATTTTTAACAAATGGACTTAATGAAGATTTAATAAAATCATTAAAAGAACAAAAAGCTTGTGGAGATATATTTGGTGTAGGGGATGCTATAGCAGTAAGTAAATCAAATCCCTGTTTTGGAGGAGTTTATAAAATAGTTGAAATAGAAAATCAACCAGTTATGAAATTATCTGAAGATACAATAAAAATATCAAATCCAGGATTTAAAGAAGTTTATAGAATTTATGATAAGAAGGGTATAGCTTACGCTGATGTTATAACTTTAGTAAACGGAGATGTTGATAAGGAAAAAATATTATCAAAGGAAGAATTCAGAACTCAGGATGAAACTAATGAATTAAAATATAGTATTCTTCATAAAGGACAATATTCTTATGAAAAATTAACAAAAGCTTATGTAATGAATGGAAAATTTACAGATGAATATAGTATTTTAGATGATGTTTTAAAATCTCAAAAATATTATTTAAATAAATTAAAAAAAATTTCTAATGAAAGAAAAAGATTAGAATTTCCACATAAATATAAGGTTAACTTATCTAAAGATTTGAGAGAATTAAAATATTCTTTAATAGAAAAAATAACAGCAGAAGTAAACGAATAA
- a CDS encoding alpha-hydroxy-acid oxidizing protein: MNINEVKKNAREKMKGFCNVCKECNGVWCAGKVPGMGGCGTGDSFKRNYNKLKRIRLILKTIHSAKNPNLETYLWGEKLSFPGIVAPITGASYNFGNATTEEEYANSVVGGAIKAGTIAMIGDGGDPSYLELGLNAIQKVGGKGIAIIKPRSNEEIIKRIKLAEEAGAIAVGIDIDGAGLLTMALYNQPVGPKSFKDLNTLVNSTKLPFIVKGILSVEEAKFCQKAGVDTIVVSNHGGRILDDTLAPCEVLNEIVKEVGYKINVLVDGAARNGGDILKYLALGAKGVLIGRPIIWGAVGDGEEGVKIILENFKNELFKNMILTGCEEASNVSSRIIHEFILE; encoded by the coding sequence ATGAACATCAATGAAGTAAAAAAAAATGCTCGAGAAAAAATGAAAGGTTTTTGCAATGTATGTAAGGAATGTAACGGTGTTTGGTGCGCTGGAAAAGTTCCTGGTATGGGTGGTTGTGGAACTGGAGATTCTTTCAAAAGAAATTACAACAAATTAAAAAGAATTAGATTAATTTTAAAAACTATACATTCAGCAAAAAATCCTAATTTAGAAACATATCTTTGGGGAGAAAAATTATCCTTTCCTGGAATTGTAGCACCTATCACAGGAGCTAGCTATAATTTTGGAAATGCTACAACGGAAGAAGAATATGCAAACTCTGTAGTTGGTGGAGCTATCAAAGCTGGAACTATTGCAATGATTGGAGATGGGGGAGATCCTTCCTATCTTGAATTAGGGTTAAATGCTATCCAAAAAGTTGGCGGAAAAGGAATTGCAATTATTAAACCAAGAAGTAACGAAGAAATAATAAAAAGAATTAAATTAGCTGAAGAAGCTGGAGCTATTGCTGTTGGAATCGATATAGATGGTGCTGGACTTTTAACCATGGCTTTATATAATCAACCAGTTGGCCCAAAATCTTTCAAAGATTTAAATACTTTAGTAAATTCAACTAAACTTCCTTTCATAGTTAAAGGTATCTTAAGTGTTGAAGAGGCTAAATTTTGTCAAAAAGCTGGAGTTGATACCATTGTAGTATCTAATCACGGGGGAAGAATATTAGATGACACCCTCGCTCCTTGTGAAGTTTTAAATGAAATTGTAAAGGAAGTAGGATATAAAATAAATGTCCTAGTTGACGGAGCTGCAAGAAATGGAGGAGATATTTTAAAATATCTTGCTCTTGGAGCAAAAGGAGTTTTAATAGGTAGACCTATTATTTGGGGAGCTGTTGGGGATGGAGAAGAAGGAGTTAAAATTATTTTAGAAAATTTCAAAAATGAGCTTTTTAAAAATATGATTTTAACTGGTTGTGAAGAGGCCTCAAATGTTTCTTCTAGAATAATTCATGAATTTATATTAGAATAA
- the dtd gene encoding D-aminoacyl-tRNA deacylase, translating into MRAVVQRVSEAEVKIEGKSVGKIGKGFLILLGVTHEDTSKEVEWLSNKIKGLRVFEDEEGKMNLGLDNIKGEVLIVSQFTLYGNCLKGKRPSFINAARPDIAVPLYEEFIEKFKSFQLNKVATGEFGADMKVSLINDGPVTLVIDTPEK; encoded by the coding sequence ATGAGAGCTGTTGTTCAAAGAGTAAGTGAAGCAGAAGTTAAAATAGAAGGAAAGTCAGTTGGAAAAATAGGTAAAGGATTTTTAATTCTTTTAGGAGTAACTCATGAAGATACTTCCAAAGAAGTAGAATGGTTATCTAATAAAATAAAAGGTTTAAGAGTTTTTGAAGATGAAGAAGGAAAAATGAATTTAGGTTTAGATAATATAAAGGGAGAAGTTTTAATTGTTTCTCAGTTTACTTTATATGGAAATTGCTTAAAAGGTAAGAGACCTAGTTTTATAAATGCAGCTAGACCAGATATAGCGGTACCATTATATGAAGAATTTATAGAAAAATTCAAATCATTCCAATTAAATAAAGTTGCCACAGGAGAATTTGGAGCAGATATGAAAGTTTCTTTAATAAATGATGGGCCTGTTACTTTGGTTATAGATACTCCAGAAAAATAG
- a CDS encoding dicarboxylate/amino acid:cation symporter, with protein MSPLSNKNQKMPLHIKIFIGLFAGIIIGYILNFMGGLNNPMIKNYIIPFLSFLGSFFLKSIKMVIVPLVFFSVTDAALSLGDIKKLRSIGIKTVLFFLGGSALSASIGLIVANIIKPGKGIILGHVSKEVAAKKLPGIYQTILDLLPNNPFASLTNGDMMPVIVFSLLLGFSIILMGEKGEPLAKIISNLSEAMFNIINMIVKLTPYGVFGLMSVAMAKYGTAIFGPVLKFIVTDYISAIVMITVVYTLMLIFIAKVNPLKFWKKAIEPFIVAFSTCASSAALPVSMDTAPKLGVSKEISNFVLPLGATANMNGTCYYFGVIVIFASQLYGIDLSIQQQIMLVIQATFLSVGCAATPQIGLVISITLLTQMGLPLEATALVAGIYRIIDQAHTATNSSGDLVTTVCISALEGDLNREILNDPKAGKENLVSA; from the coding sequence ATGTCACCATTAAGTAACAAAAATCAAAAAATGCCGCTACACATTAAAATCTTTATCGGATTATTTGCTGGAATTATTATAGGCTATATTTTAAATTTTATGGGTGGATTAAACAACCCTATGATAAAAAATTATATAATTCCATTTTTATCTTTTTTAGGAAGCTTTTTCTTAAAATCAATTAAAATGGTTATAGTTCCTTTGGTTTTCTTTTCTGTAACAGATGCTGCTCTTTCTTTAGGAGATATAAAAAAACTTAGAAGTATTGGAATAAAAACTGTTTTATTCTTTCTAGGAGGTTCTGCTTTATCTGCTTCAATAGGACTAATCGTTGCTAATATTATAAAACCTGGAAAAGGAATTATTTTAGGACATGTCTCTAAAGAAGTTGCTGCTAAAAAACTTCCTGGCATCTACCAAACTATTCTAGATTTATTACCTAATAATCCATTTGCATCTTTAACAAATGGAGATATGATGCCTGTTATTGTTTTCTCTCTTCTTTTAGGTTTTTCGATTATTTTAATGGGAGAAAAAGGAGAACCTCTAGCTAAAATAATTAGTAATTTATCTGAGGCTATGTTTAATATAATTAATATGATTGTTAAACTTACCCCTTATGGAGTTTTTGGTTTAATGTCTGTTGCTATGGCAAAATATGGAACTGCTATATTTGGACCTGTTTTAAAATTTATTGTAACTGATTATATATCTGCAATCGTTATGATTACTGTAGTATATACATTAATGTTGATTTTCATTGCTAAAGTTAATCCTTTAAAATTTTGGAAAAAAGCTATAGAACCTTTCATTGTAGCTTTTAGTACTTGTGCCTCTTCTGCTGCTCTTCCAGTTTCAATGGATACTGCTCCTAAACTTGGAGTTTCTAAAGAAATTTCAAATTTTGTATTACCCCTTGGAGCTACTGCAAATATGAATGGAACTTGTTATTACTTTGGTGTAATTGTTATTTTTGCAAGTCAATTATATGGAATTGATTTATCTATTCAACAACAAATTATGCTAGTTATTCAAGCTACCTTCCTAAGTGTTGGATGTGCTGCAACTCCTCAAATTGGACTTGTTATTTCCATTACTCTATTAACACAAATGGGATTACCTCTAGAAGCTACCGCTTTAGTTGCAGGTATTTATAGAATTATCGATCAAGCTCATACTGCTACAAATTCTTCTGGAGATTTAGTAACTACAGTATGTATATCTGCTTTAGAAGGAGATTTAAATAGAGAAATTTTAAATGATCCTAAAGCAGGAAAAGAAAATTTAGTTTCAGCTTAA
- a CDS encoding threonine/serine exporter family protein: MKLNSNYNLEFRKRKEHIYRLALFIGELFLKNGAETYLVETLCRDLCKSKGFKYISLFVTPTVIIIGDDRDDGITFMKTIKDRTINLHKCSLLNNLTLKLITQEKIDINKTINLLKKIEKKETYSFFTKSIAAGLGSATFTFLFKTTYLEFLFTFIIVLISLYIFKKIVEFSMTSMLGIIISTFFIGISAQFLNFLRLAPNSNFIIVGGIIPFLPGIAITKSVSDLVSGDLLSGNARATEAFLTALSIGIGIGGAMKIWIKLGGYL, from the coding sequence ATGAAATTGAATTCAAATTATAACTTAGAGTTTAGAAAAAGAAAAGAACATATTTACAGATTAGCTTTATTTATAGGAGAATTATTTTTAAAAAATGGAGCAGAAACTTATCTAGTTGAAACTTTATGCCGAGATTTATGTAAATCTAAAGGTTTTAAATACATTAGTTTATTTGTAACTCCTACTGTTATCATAATCGGAGATGATAGAGATGATGGAATAACATTTATGAAAACTATCAAAGATAGAACTATTAATCTTCATAAATGCTCACTTTTAAATAATTTAACCCTAAAACTAATAACTCAAGAAAAAATAGATATCAATAAAACTATTAATTTATTAAAAAAAATAGAAAAAAAAGAAACTTATTCTTTTTTTACTAAGTCAATTGCAGCTGGTCTAGGTTCTGCTACTTTTACTTTTTTATTCAAAACAACCTATTTAGAATTTTTATTTACTTTTATAATTGTCCTTATTTCTCTTTATATTTTTAAAAAAATAGTTGAATTTTCTATGACCTCTATGCTTGGAATTATTATTTCTACTTTTTTCATTGGTATTTCAGCTCAATTTTTAAATTTTTTAAGATTAGCACCGAACAGCAACTTTATAATCGTTGGTGGAATCATTCCTTTTTTACCTGGTATAGCAATTACAAAAAGTGTTTCTGATTTAGTTTCTGGAGATTTATTATCTGGTAATGCTCGAGCTACTGAAGCTTTCTTAACTGCTCTCTCAATTGGAATTGGTATAGGAGGAGCTATGAAAATTTGGATTAAATTGGGAGGTTATCTATAA
- a CDS encoding LysR family transcriptional regulator produces MLNDMKYIYTIYKEKSFSKAAKKLYISQPALSSLVKKTEKKIGVQIFDRNTIPLTITEEGKYYVEYIEKILNMENDLIRHFKDIGDLKSGNLVIGGSSFFCAFTLPKLIEKFSQKYPNVHIETIEGNIKELTAGIDNGSIDLIIETAISEKDKNLNVYKYSTEEILLGIPLQWKINEKLKNYQLTFEDIKNNKHLQENFPEVSLKHFKKFPFITMKKGNDQYSRGLKMCRKEGFIPKSIFQIDQILTGYHIAISNKNVALFIRDTLIKSAYKNNDSLIYYKVGGDLAKRSIYIANKKNRYISKAMKEFLKIANINI; encoded by the coding sequence ATGCTTAACGACATGAAATATATTTATACTATTTATAAAGAAAAAAGCTTTTCAAAAGCAGCTAAAAAATTATATATATCTCAGCCTGCTTTAAGTTCACTTGTTAAAAAAACTGAAAAAAAAATAGGCGTTCAAATATTTGATAGAAATACTATTCCTTTAACTATAACAGAAGAAGGAAAATATTACGTTGAATATATTGAAAAAATATTAAATATGGAAAATGATTTAATTCGACACTTTAAAGATATTGGAGATTTAAAATCTGGAAATTTAGTTATTGGAGGCTCTTCTTTTTTTTGTGCCTTCACACTTCCTAAATTAATTGAAAAGTTTTCCCAAAAATATCCTAATGTTCACATTGAAACTATTGAAGGAAATATCAAGGAACTAACTGCAGGAATCGATAATGGTTCTATTGATTTAATTATCGAAACTGCTATTTCAGAAAAAGATAAAAATCTTAATGTTTATAAATATTCAACTGAAGAAATTTTACTCGGAATCCCTTTACAATGGAAAATAAATGAAAAATTAAAAAATTACCAATTAACTTTTGAAGATATAAAAAATAATAAGCATCTACAAGAAAATTTTCCTGAAGTCTCTTTAAAACATTTTAAAAAATTTCCATTTATTACTATGAAAAAAGGAAATGACCAATATAGCAGAGGCCTAAAAATGTGCCGAAAAGAAGGATTTATTCCTAAATCAATATTCCAAATAGATCAGATTCTTACTGGATATCATATTGCTATTTCTAATAAAAATGTAGCTCTTTTCATTAGAGATACTTTAATAAAATCTGCTTATAAAAATAATGACTCTTTAATTTATTATAAAGTAGGAGGAGATTTAGCTAAAAGATCAATTTATATAGCTAACAAAAAAAATAGATATATTTCTAAAGCTATGAAAGAATTTTTGAAAATAGCTAATATAAATATTTAG
- a CDS encoding threonine/serine exporter family protein has protein sequence MENITIFQHFVILGITSLCFGIFLSIPKIDLIIGGIIGGFSWALYIFLMRISGEVILPYFISTLSIGILGNISSKTTKRPTFLYMLPGIIPLVPGYSLYYTMFYIVTENYPLALHKGIETLFIAFSISSGLIVSESLKKIVNNILKNLKK, from the coding sequence ATGGAAAATATAACTATCTTTCAACATTTTGTTATCCTTGGCATTACTTCTTTATGCTTTGGAATTTTTCTTTCTATTCCAAAAATAGACTTAATTATAGGTGGTATTATCGGAGGATTTAGTTGGGCTTTATACATTTTTTTAATGAGAATAAGCGGTGAAGTTATATTACCTTATTTTATAAGTACCCTAAGTATAGGAATTTTAGGAAATATAAGTTCTAAAACAACTAAAAGACCTACCTTTTTATATATGCTACCTGGTATTATTCCTTTAGTTCCTGGATATTCTTTATATTACACTATGTTTTATATTGTTACTGAAAATTATCCTCTTGCCTTACATAAAGGAATCGAAACTTTATTTATTGCATTCTCTATTTCTAGTGGCTTAATAGTTTCTGAATCATTAAAAAAAATAGTAAATAATATTTTAAAAAATTTAAAAAAATAA